From the Nitrobacter hamburgensis X14 genome, one window contains:
- the accB gene encoding acetyl-CoA carboxylase biotin carboxyl carrier protein yields the protein MARQPGDPAKAKTGDEPREESEVIRELAALLDETKLTEIEIERDGLRVRVARNVGVGAAVPASYQVAAAMPAGGPAPGPADISKHPGMVPSPMVGTAYWASEPGAKPFIEVGSKVTPGQTLLIIEAMKTMNQIPSPRAGTVTQILIEDGQPVEFGEPLVIIE from the coding sequence ATGGCCCGTCAGCCTGGAGACCCAGCAAAAGCCAAAACCGGCGACGAACCGCGCGAGGAGAGCGAGGTGATCCGCGAGCTTGCCGCGCTGCTCGACGAGACCAAGCTCACCGAAATCGAGATCGAGCGCGACGGGCTCCGGGTCCGGGTCGCGCGCAATGTCGGCGTCGGCGCGGCAGTGCCCGCGAGCTATCAGGTTGCAGCGGCGATGCCTGCCGGCGGTCCGGCCCCCGGCCCCGCCGACATCAGCAAGCATCCGGGTATGGTCCCGTCGCCGATGGTCGGCACGGCCTATTGGGCGTCGGAGCCCGGCGCCAAACCCTTTATCGAGGTCGGCTCCAAGGTCACCCCGGGCCAGACGCTGCTGATCATCGAGGCCATGAAGACAATGAACCAGATTCCGTCGCCGCGGGCTGGCACGGTCACGCAGATTCTCATCGAGGATGGCCAACCCGTCGAGTTCGGCGAGCCGCTGGTCATTATCGAATGA
- a CDS encoding M48 family metalloprotease: MTKDVTPRPGATARRTLSKLTALVTACVLASASLPVHAQRAKGPPVLRDTETEQLLRDYTRPILRAAGLEKRNIQMVILNDKSFNAFVADGRRIFVNYGAIMQSTTPNQLIGVLAHETGHLAGGHLSKFREQLARTQTQLIIAMLLGAGALAAGAAGGGGSNGAASNIGAAAISAPQEIARRSLLSYQRQQEENADRAGVKFLNATGQSAKGMYETFKRFTDESLFAARGADPYVQSHPMPADRVAALAELAKTSPYWDKKDDPALQMRHDMVRAKISAFMERQDTVYRRYPMSDTSLPGRYAHAISTYLHGDLRSALAQIDDLIKAQPQNPYFHEVRGQALLEGGHPADAVAPLRRAVQLSHNSPLIEMLLGQALVASNNKAHTEEAIAILRAALAREPEAPLGYMQLAMAYGRKGDYAQADLASAQAASLRGDNKTARELASRAKTRFAIGTPGWVKADDIVSAKVPDKKD; this comes from the coding sequence ATGACTAAAGACGTGACCCCGCGGCCCGGCGCCACCGCACGCCGTACTTTGTCGAAACTGACCGCGCTGGTCACGGCCTGCGTGCTGGCGAGTGCCTCGCTACCGGTCCACGCTCAGCGGGCCAAGGGGCCGCCGGTGTTGCGCGATACCGAAACGGAGCAACTGCTGCGCGACTATACGCGCCCGATCCTGCGCGCGGCGGGGCTGGAGAAGCGCAACATCCAGATGGTCATCCTCAACGACAAGTCGTTCAACGCCTTCGTCGCCGACGGCCGCCGCATCTTCGTGAACTATGGCGCGATCATGCAATCGACCACGCCGAACCAGTTGATCGGCGTGCTCGCGCACGAGACCGGGCATCTCGCCGGCGGACATCTGTCCAAATTTCGCGAGCAACTCGCCCGAACCCAGACCCAACTGATCATCGCCATGCTGCTTGGCGCAGGCGCCCTCGCCGCGGGAGCCGCCGGCGGCGGCGGAAGCAACGGCGCCGCCAGCAATATCGGCGCAGCCGCGATCAGCGCACCGCAGGAGATCGCGCGCCGCAGCCTGTTGTCCTACCAGCGCCAGCAGGAGGAGAACGCCGACCGCGCGGGCGTCAAGTTCCTGAACGCCACCGGGCAATCCGCCAAGGGGATGTACGAAACCTTCAAGCGCTTCACCGACGAAAGCCTGTTCGCTGCGCGCGGGGCCGATCCCTATGTGCAGTCGCATCCGATGCCGGCCGACCGCGTCGCCGCGCTCGCGGAACTCGCCAAAACCAGCCCCTATTGGGACAAGAAGGACGATCCGGCGCTACAGATGCGCCACGACATGGTGCGCGCGAAGATATCGGCGTTCATGGAACGCCAGGACACCGTATACCGGCGTTATCCGATGTCCGACACCAGTCTGCCCGGCCGTTACGCACACGCCATCAGCACATACCTGCATGGTGATCTTCGCTCGGCGCTTGCGCAAATCGACGATCTGATCAAGGCTCAGCCCCAAAATCCCTATTTCCATGAAGTGCGGGGACAGGCGCTGCTCGAAGGGGGCCATCCCGCGGACGCGGTTGCCCCGCTGCGGCGGGCGGTACAATTGTCCCATAATTCCCCGCTCATCGAGATGTTACTTGGGCAGGCGCTCGTGGCATCGAATAATAAGGCCCACACTGAGGAAGCTATTGCGATTCTGCGCGCGGCGCTGGCACGGGAGCCCGAGGCCCCGCTTGGTTATATGCAGCTTGCAATGGCTTATGGCCGCAAGGGCGATTATGCCCAAGCCGATCTGGCATCGGCACAGGCCGCGTCTCTGCGAGGCGATAACAAGACAGCGCGCGAACTCGCATCGCGTGCAAAGACCCGTTTCGCCATCGGTACGCCCGGATGGGTCAAGGCCGACGATATCGTCTCGGCCAAGGTACCCGACAAGAAAGACTAG
- a CDS encoding DsbA family protein: protein MPSHRFLAPALFALALGAAPVAASAQSFSDSQRGEIEQIVKNYLLAHPEILEDVSAELSKRQAATEALKHEAAVTKNADAIFNSPRGVTLGNKNGDVSFVEFFDYNCGYCKRAMADMLELLKSDPKLKVVLKEFPVLGPGSVEAAQVAVAVRMQDPGSKKYLDFHQRLLGARGQADKTHALAAAKEAGLDMARIEKDMSSPEVRATLEENFKLAESMGMNGTPSYVIGKQVVVGAVGLETLKEKISTARCGKASC from the coding sequence ATGCCCTCGCATCGCTTTCTCGCCCCTGCTCTCTTTGCGCTCGCACTCGGAGCGGCGCCCGTCGCCGCCTCGGCGCAGAGCTTCTCCGACAGCCAGCGCGGCGAGATCGAACAGATCGTCAAAAACTATCTGCTGGCCCATCCCGAAATCCTCGAAGATGTCTCGGCCGAGCTCAGCAAGCGTCAGGCGGCTACCGAGGCACTCAAGCATGAGGCCGCGGTCACCAAGAACGCGGATGCCATTTTCAATTCGCCGCGCGGCGTAACGCTGGGCAACAAGAACGGCGACGTCAGCTTCGTCGAGTTCTTCGATTACAATTGCGGCTACTGCAAGCGCGCGATGGCCGACATGCTCGAACTGTTGAAGTCGGATCCCAAGCTCAAGGTGGTGCTGAAGGAATTTCCGGTGCTCGGCCCCGGCTCGGTCGAAGCCGCACAGGTCGCGGTGGCCGTTCGCATGCAGGACCCCGGCAGCAAGAAATATCTCGATTTCCATCAGCGCTTGCTCGGCGCGCGCGGACAGGCCGACAAGACGCACGCGCTCGCGGCCGCCAAGGAAGCCGGTCTCGATATGGCTCGCATCGAAAAGGACATGAGCAGCCCGGAAGTCCGCGCAACGCTGGAAGAGAACTTCAAGCTTGCCGAGTCGATGGGCATGAACGGAACCCCGAGCTATGTGATCGGCAAGCAGGTTGTGGTCGGCGCGGTGGGTCTCGAGACCCTCAAGGAGAAAATAAGCACGGCGCGCTGCGGCAAGGCGTCTTGCTAA
- a CDS encoding sensor histidine kinase translates to MTAAKSSRHALGQVILLAAGLVVLTLISATSVYLVNKAREDAGSALHSMEVENEISLAQLEMRRAESAQRGFLLTQHPDFRSAFERAASHIPSSFERLKALTVDNPHHQQRLKEMIPQANQRIQQLRHSIDLALANRHDEIVEIARQEAGRDAMGQIRDLGSEMRAEEDRVFAERTASADASQSLSASITSIGSGLVVVFAGLSIFLVRRSSRARDVAEAQLRDNNLNLESTVEQRTSDLREANDEIQRFAYIVSHDLRSPLVNIMGFTSELEELRGDIFRRIADLRQPGGLPPPAEDPAAAVEPVLDEPDKQLSQDFTEALGFIKSSIAKMDRLISAILSLNREGRREFHPAAIAMRDLIENIASTVAHQAAEADAQIRVEPLPDIVSDRLAVEQIFSNLIDNALKYLKSDRPGDIAIRGRRKLGFTIFEVTDNGRGIDPKDHQRIFDLFRRAGPQDRPGQGIGLAHARTLVRRLGGTMSVSSELHTGSTFTVTLPTAWAGVDQDKQS, encoded by the coding sequence GTGACCGCCGCCAAATCATCACGCCACGCGCTCGGCCAGGTTATCCTGCTGGCAGCGGGTCTGGTGGTTCTGACCTTGATCAGCGCGACCTCCGTCTATCTCGTCAATAAGGCGCGCGAAGACGCTGGCTCGGCCTTGCACAGCATGGAGGTCGAAAACGAAATCTCGCTCGCCCAGTTGGAGATGCGGCGCGCCGAGAGCGCGCAGCGCGGTTTCCTGCTGACGCAGCACCCGGACTTCCGCAGCGCGTTCGAGAGAGCAGCCAGCCACATTCCGTCGAGTTTCGAACGGCTGAAGGCGCTGACGGTCGACAATCCCCACCACCAGCAACGACTCAAGGAGATGATCCCGCAAGCCAATCAGCGGATCCAGCAGTTGCGGCACAGCATCGACCTCGCGCTGGCAAACCGGCACGATGAAATCGTCGAAATCGCACGGCAGGAAGCCGGCCGCGACGCGATGGGGCAAATCCGCGACCTCGGGAGCGAAATGCGGGCCGAGGAAGACCGCGTGTTTGCGGAGCGAACGGCGTCGGCCGATGCCAGCCAGTCGCTTTCGGCATCGATTACCAGCATCGGCTCGGGACTGGTCGTGGTGTTTGCGGGACTCTCGATCTTCCTGGTGCGGCGATCGAGCCGGGCGCGCGACGTGGCCGAAGCCCAGTTGCGCGACAACAATCTCAATCTGGAATCCACCGTGGAGCAACGCACCAGCGATCTCCGCGAGGCCAACGATGAAATCCAGCGTTTCGCCTACATCGTCAGCCACGACCTGCGCTCGCCGCTGGTCAACATCATGGGCTTCACCAGTGAACTCGAGGAACTGCGCGGCGACATCTTCAGACGGATCGCGGACCTGAGACAGCCGGGCGGCCTCCCGCCTCCGGCGGAGGATCCGGCGGCCGCCGTCGAACCGGTTCTCGACGAACCGGACAAGCAATTGTCGCAGGATTTCACCGAGGCTCTCGGGTTCATCAAGTCGTCGATCGCCAAGATGGACCGGCTGATCAGCGCTATCCTCAGTCTCAACCGCGAAGGCCGCCGCGAATTCCACCCCGCCGCGATCGCCATGCGCGACCTGATCGAGAACATCGCATCGACCGTGGCGCATCAGGCCGCCGAGGCCGACGCCCAAATCCGGGTCGAGCCGCTGCCGGATATCGTCAGTGACCGTCTCGCGGTCGAGCAGATTTTCTCTAACTTGATCGATAATGCGTTGAAGTATCTCAAATCCGACCGGCCCGGCGATATCGCCATCCGTGGCCGGCGTAAGCTCGGTTTTACGATTTTTGAGGTCACCGATAACGGCCGCGGCATCGATCCGAAAGACCACCAGCGCATCTTTGATCTGTTCCGCCGGGCGGGCCCGCAGGATCGGCCGGGTCAGGGCATCGGCCTCGCGCACGCCCGCACGCTGGTCCGAAGGCTCGGAGGAACCATGTCGGTCTCTTCGGAACTTCACACCGGAAGTACATTTACTGTTACCCTCCCCACCGCATGGGCAGGCGTCGATCAGGACAAGCAATCATGA
- a CDS encoding response regulator, protein MSTPVTIIMIEDDEGHARLIERNIRRSGVNNEIRPFRNGTDAINYLLGVDGSGLPHKGETLLILLDLNLPDMSGIDILRQVKENKYLKYAPVVVLTTTDDSQEIKRCYELGCSVYITKPVNYESFAHAIRQLGLFFSIIQVPQANP, encoded by the coding sequence ATGAGCACACCAGTCACCATCATCATGATCGAGGACGATGAAGGTCACGCCCGACTAATCGAGCGCAATATCCGGCGTTCCGGTGTCAACAATGAGATCAGGCCGTTCAGAAACGGTACAGACGCCATCAACTACTTGTTGGGCGTGGATGGCAGCGGCCTGCCCCATAAGGGAGAGACCTTGCTCATCCTGCTCGACCTCAATCTGCCCGACATGTCCGGCATCGATATCCTGCGGCAGGTGAAGGAAAACAAATATCTGAAATACGCACCGGTGGTCGTACTGACGACGACCGACGATTCCCAGGAGATCAAGCGGTGCTACGAACTTGGATGCAGCGTCTACATCACGAAGCCGGTGAATTACGAAAGCTTCGCCCACGCGATCCGACAACTCGGTCTGTTCTTCTCCATCATCCAGGTTCCGCAGGCCAATCCATGA
- a CDS encoding sensor histidine kinase, which yields MSAQPTLLYVDDDKALARLVERGLTRHGFCVEHAHNGEAGLARIAQGGIDVIALDQYMPGLDGLETLERIQAIPGAPPVVFVTASQDSKIAVTALKAGAADYLVKDTLGEFVPLLQVAAEVAIRQAHIQKARDDAEAEIRASRDRYAALATEREVLLREVNHRVGNSLQIIASLLHLQANSSPEEDIKAALTAAMGRVAAVAQVHRRLYTSHDLKSVLLNQYLEALLEDLRRSAEGNRMSRLDLKAEPVEIDPDRAVAIGIIVNELVMNAVKYAYPDGPGPIHVQLKTDGGNIELSIADDGVGLNAKADPRSTGMGQRIVSAMAQKLDAQAERDPTHAGTRIVLRFRRDISPATKTRSATAA from the coding sequence ATGAGCGCCCAACCTACCCTTTTATACGTGGATGACGACAAGGCGCTGGCCCGGCTGGTCGAGCGCGGCCTGACGCGCCATGGATTTTGCGTGGAGCACGCTCACAACGGCGAAGCCGGGCTCGCACGCATCGCGCAGGGCGGCATCGATGTGATCGCGCTCGACCAGTACATGCCCGGCCTCGACGGGCTGGAGACGCTGGAACGGATTCAGGCAATCCCCGGCGCACCGCCGGTGGTATTCGTCACCGCGTCGCAGGACTCGAAGATCGCGGTGACCGCGCTCAAAGCCGGTGCCGCCGACTATCTCGTCAAAGACACGCTCGGCGAATTCGTTCCCCTGCTGCAGGTCGCGGCCGAAGTGGCGATCCGGCAGGCGCACATCCAGAAGGCGCGCGACGACGCCGAGGCCGAAATCCGCGCCTCGCGCGACCGCTATGCGGCGCTGGCCACCGAGCGCGAGGTGTTGCTGCGCGAAGTCAATCACCGCGTCGGCAACAGCCTCCAGATCATCGCATCGCTGCTGCACCTGCAGGCCAATTCCAGTCCCGAGGAAGACATCAAGGCTGCGCTCACCGCCGCGATGGGTCGCGTCGCGGCCGTGGCGCAGGTGCATCGCCGGCTCTATACCTCACACGACCTGAAGAGCGTGCTGCTGAACCAGTATCTTGAAGCGTTGCTCGAGGATCTCCGGCGCTCCGCCGAGGGCAACCGGATGTCGCGCCTCGACCTGAAGGCCGAGCCCGTCGAGATCGATCCGGATCGCGCCGTGGCGATCGGAATCATCGTCAACGAACTGGTGATGAACGCGGTCAAATACGCCTACCCCGACGGCCCCGGCCCGATCCACGTCCAGCTCAAGACCGACGGTGGCAACATCGAACTATCGATCGCCGACGACGGCGTCGGTCTCAATGCAAAGGCTGATCCGCGCTCCACGGGAATGGGCCAGCGGATTGTTTCCGCGATGGCGCAGAAACTCGACGCTCAGGCCGAGCGCGATCCGACCCATGCCGGCACGCGTATCGTGCTGCGGTTCCGCCGCGACATTTCACCGGCCACGAAGACCAGGTCTGCAACGGCGGCCTGA
- the accC gene encoding acetyl-CoA carboxylase biotin carboxylase subunit has translation MFDKILIANRGEIALRILRACKELGIATVAVHSTADADAMHVRLADESVCIGPPPSKDSYLNIPALLAACEITGADAVHPGYGFLSENARFAEILADHGLHFIGPKAEHIRLMGDKIEAKKTAKRLGIPVVPGSDGGIGPDHDAMAIAKAIGFPVLVKAAAGGGGRGMKIAKTPDDLMMAISTAGNEARAAFGDASVYLEKYLQKPRHIEIQVLGDGRGGAIHLGERDCSLQRRHQKVWEEGPSPVLTAAARNKIGETVARAMREIQYLGVGTIEFLYEDGKFYFIEMNTRIQVEHPVTEMITDIDLVLEQIRIAAGGDLPATQKEIVVNGHAIECRINAENPVTFRPSPGRITRFHPPGGLGVRIDSAVYQDYVIPPYYDSLVGKLIVHGKTRSECLMKLRRALDEMVVDGVETTLPLFRALVREASIIDGDYHIHWLEQYLASGGMTGA, from the coding sequence ATGTTCGACAAGATCCTGATAGCCAATCGCGGCGAGATCGCCCTGCGTATCCTGCGCGCCTGCAAGGAACTCGGTATCGCGACCGTCGCGGTGCATTCCACCGCCGACGCGGACGCCATGCATGTGCGGCTTGCGGACGAGAGCGTCTGTATCGGACCGCCGCCGTCGAAGGACAGCTATCTCAACATTCCGGCGCTGCTGGCCGCCTGTGAGATCACCGGCGCCGATGCCGTGCATCCCGGCTACGGCTTTTTGTCCGAGAACGCCCGCTTCGCCGAAATCCTCGCCGACCACGGCCTGCATTTCATCGGCCCCAAGGCCGAACACATCCGCCTGATGGGCGACAAGATCGAGGCCAAGAAGACCGCGAAGCGGCTCGGCATTCCGGTGGTCCCGGGCTCCGACGGCGGCATCGGCCCGGACCACGATGCCATGGCGATCGCCAAGGCGATCGGTTTTCCCGTGCTGGTGAAGGCGGCCGCCGGCGGCGGCGGACGCGGCATGAAAATCGCAAAGACCCCCGACGACCTGATGATGGCGATCTCGACCGCCGGCAACGAGGCCAGGGCGGCGTTCGGCGATGCTTCCGTTTATCTGGAGAAATATTTGCAGAAGCCGCGCCACATCGAAATCCAGGTGCTCGGCGATGGCCGCGGCGGCGCCATTCATCTGGGAGAGCGCGACTGCTCGCTGCAACGGCGGCACCAGAAGGTCTGGGAAGAAGGCCCCTCGCCCGTACTGACCGCCGCCGCCCGCAACAAGATCGGCGAAACGGTCGCCAGGGCGATGCGTGAGATACAGTATCTGGGTGTCGGCACCATCGAATTCCTTTACGAGGACGGCAAGTTCTACTTCATCGAAATGAACACCCGGATCCAGGTCGAGCATCCGGTCACCGAAATGATCACCGACATCGATCTGGTGCTGGAGCAGATCCGCATCGCCGCCGGCGGCGACCTTCCCGCGACTCAGAAGGAAATCGTCGTGAACGGCCATGCCATCGAGTGCCGCATCAACGCGGAGAATCCCGTCACTTTCCGGCCCTCGCCGGGCAGGATCACGCGATTCCATCCACCCGGCGGGCTCGGCGTCCGGATCGATTCCGCTGTTTATCAGGACTATGTAATCCCGCCTTATTACGACTCGCTGGTGGGCAAGCTGATCGTCCACGGCAAGACCCGCTCCGAATGCCTGATGAAGCTGCGCCGGGCACTCGACGAGATGGTGGTGGATGGTGTCGAGACCACCTTACCGCTGTTCCGGGCGCTGGTCCGCGAGGCGAGCATCATCGACGGCGACTACCACATCCATTGGCTGGAGCAGTACCTCGCCAGTGGCGGTATGACAGGAGCTTGA
- the aroQ gene encoding type II 3-dehydroquinate dehydratase, with translation MARTIYVLNGPNLNMLGTREPETYGRATLADVEKLCADTAGDFGLAADCRQSNREGELIDFIHDAHAKKAAGIVINAGGYSHTSVALHDALVAVNIPTVEVHISNIHAREDFRHHSFTARAAFASLCGFGIDGYRLAINGLAAKIGAVKSGAKVKS, from the coding sequence ATGGCCAGGACGATTTACGTGCTCAACGGCCCGAACCTTAACATGCTCGGGACTCGGGAGCCGGAAACCTATGGCCGCGCCACCCTGGCGGACGTCGAAAAGCTCTGCGCCGACACGGCCGGGGATTTTGGACTGGCCGCGGATTGCCGCCAGTCCAATCGCGAGGGCGAACTGATCGACTTCATCCACGACGCCCATGCGAAGAAGGCGGCCGGCATCGTCATCAACGCCGGCGGCTACTCGCACACCTCGGTTGCGCTTCACGATGCGCTGGTCGCGGTGAATATCCCGACCGTCGAGGTTCACATCAGCAATATCCATGCGCGCGAGGACTTCCGCCATCACTCGTTCACGGCCAGAGCCGCTTTTGCGAGCCTCTGCGGGTTCGGAATTGATGGCTACCGGCTCGCCATCAACGGTCTTGCCGCCAAAATCGGCGCGGTGAAGTCCGGCGCAAAAGTCAAATCCTGA
- a CDS encoding ABC transporter ATP-binding protein, whose translation MEQGAKEIPVVYLHDIRRQYTQGETKLTILDGTKLALWAGQSVALVAPSGSGKSTLLHIAGLLESPDAGEVYIGGTATSGLSDVERTRIRRTDIGFVYQSHRLLPEFTALENVMLPQMIRGLRRSETVKRAREILSYLGLEDRVTHRPAELSGGEQQRVAIARAVANAPRVLLADEPTGNLDPNTADHVFNALMQLVKATRVAMLIATHNMELADRMDRRVSLENGHVVELD comes from the coding sequence ATGGAGCAGGGGGCAAAGGAGATACCGGTTGTCTATCTTCACGACATCAGGCGTCAATATACGCAGGGCGAAACAAAACTGACCATTCTGGACGGCACGAAGCTTGCGTTGTGGGCGGGCCAGTCCGTCGCGCTGGTGGCCCCCTCGGGATCGGGCAAGTCGACCTTGCTGCATATTGCCGGGCTGCTCGAGAGTCCGGATGCCGGGGAGGTGTATATCGGGGGAACCGCGACGTCAGGTCTCTCGGACGTGGAGCGCACCAGGATTCGGCGCACCGATATCGGGTTCGTCTATCAATCTCACCGTCTTCTTCCGGAATTCACCGCGCTCGAAAACGTCATGCTGCCGCAGATGATCCGCGGCCTCAGACGCTCGGAGACGGTCAAGCGCGCGCGCGAAATTCTCTCCTATCTTGGCCTCGAGGATCGCGTCACCCATCGTCCGGCTGAATTGTCAGGCGGCGAGCAGCAGCGGGTCGCGATCGCGCGGGCCGTCGCCAATGCGCCGCGTGTGCTGTTGGCCGATGAACCGACCGGCAACCTGGACCCCAACACCGCGGATCACGTGTTCAATGCCCTGATGCAGCTTGTGAAAGCGACTCGGGTGGCAATGCTGATCGCGACCCACAACATGGAGCTCGCGGATCGGATGGACCGGCGGGTGTCGCTGGAAAACGGTCACGTTGTCGAGCTGGACTGA
- the aat gene encoding leucyl/phenylalanyl-tRNA--protein transferase: MMSRETASSEITPELLLRAYACGIFPMAESVDDPTLFWVEPKLRGVIPLESFRISSRLARTVRSDSFAVTVDTAFNAVIDGCAAPQPGRDNTWINRRIRELYIALHELGHCHSVEVWQGDELVGGLYGVRLGRAFFGESMFHIARDASKVALVHLVARLIAGGFVLLDTQFVTDHLRGFGAIEIPRRRYRALLDAALEGRADFAALPLDQPVPGTDALKIIADRA; the protein is encoded by the coding sequence ATGATGTCCCGCGAGACCGCCTCCTCCGAGATCACGCCCGAGCTGCTACTGCGCGCCTATGCTTGCGGCATTTTTCCGATGGCGGAAAGCGTCGACGACCCGACGCTGTTCTGGGTCGAACCGAAGCTGCGCGGTGTGATACCGCTCGAGAGTTTCCGGATCTCGTCGCGGCTCGCGCGCACGGTGCGATCGGACAGTTTCGCCGTGACCGTTGATACCGCCTTCAACGCGGTGATCGACGGCTGCGCCGCACCGCAGCCTGGCCGTGACAACACCTGGATCAACCGCCGCATCCGCGAACTCTACATCGCCCTACACGAACTCGGCCACTGTCACAGCGTCGAGGTCTGGCAGGGAGACGAGCTCGTGGGCGGCCTTTATGGCGTCAGGCTCGGCCGTGCTTTTTTTGGCGAGAGCATGTTTCACATCGCGCGGGACGCGTCGAAGGTCGCGCTGGTGCATCTGGTCGCCCGATTGATCGCGGGCGGTTTCGTGCTGCTCGATACGCAATTCGTGACCGATCACCTGCGCGGGTTCGGCGCGATCGAAATCCCGCGCAGGCGTTACCGGGCGCTGCTGGACGCTGCGCTGGAAGGCCGTGCCGATTTCGCGGCGCTGCCGCTTGACCAGCCGGTTCCCGGCACAGACGCGCTCAAGATCATCGCCGACCGCGCGTAA
- a CDS encoding lipoprotein-releasing ABC transporter permease subunit, protein MDETMNEPLRTKPFAAFEWMLSGRYLRARRKEGFISVIAGFSFLGIMLGVATLIIVMAVMNGFRTELLSKILGLNGHLLVQPLESPLTDWKDVADRISQVPGIRLAAPVVDGQALASSPYNAAGVFVRGIRAADLNNLTSIAKNIKQGTLDGFDDGQGVAIGRRLADQLSLHAGDSITLVAPRGAVTPMGTTPRIKPYKVAAVFEIGMSEYDSTFVFMPLAEAQAYFNRANDVTAIEIYTDNPDKIDEFRKSVTEAAGRPVFLVDWRQRNSTFFNALQVERNVMFLILTLIVLVAALNIVSGLIMLVKDKGSDIAILRTMGASQGSIMRIFLITGAAIGVVGTLTGFVVGLVICLNIESIREFLSWLTSTELFSPELYFLSKLPAEIDVRETGAVVIMALTLSFLATLYPSWRAARLDPVDALRYE, encoded by the coding sequence ATGGATGAGACCATGAACGAGCCGCTCCGGACCAAGCCCTTTGCCGCCTTCGAATGGATGCTGTCGGGGCGCTATTTGCGGGCGCGGCGCAAGGAAGGTTTCATCTCGGTCATTGCCGGCTTTTCGTTCCTGGGCATCATGCTCGGCGTCGCCACGTTGATCATCGTGATGGCCGTCATGAACGGATTTCGCACGGAGCTGCTCAGCAAGATCCTTGGCCTGAACGGGCATCTGCTGGTTCAGCCGCTGGAATCGCCTCTCACCGACTGGAAGGATGTTGCCGACCGAATCAGTCAGGTGCCGGGGATACGGCTCGCAGCGCCTGTCGTCGACGGTCAGGCGCTGGCGTCTTCGCCGTATAATGCCGCCGGCGTTTTCGTCCGGGGTATCAGGGCCGCTGACCTCAACAATCTCACCTCCATCGCCAAGAACATCAAACAGGGTACGCTCGACGGGTTTGACGACGGGCAGGGCGTGGCCATCGGCCGGCGGCTTGCCGATCAGCTCTCGCTGCACGCAGGCGACAGCATCACGCTGGTCGCGCCGCGCGGGGCCGTGACCCCCATGGGCACGACTCCGCGCATCAAGCCGTACAAGGTCGCGGCGGTGTTCGAGATCGGGATGTCCGAATACGATTCGACCTTCGTGTTCATGCCGCTGGCCGAGGCGCAGGCCTATTTCAATCGCGCTAACGATGTCACCGCGATCGAGATCTATACCGACAATCCGGACAAGATCGACGAATTCCGCAAGTCGGTGACGGAAGCCGCGGGCCGGCCGGTGTTTCTGGTCGACTGGCGGCAGCGGAATTCGACGTTTTTCAATGCGCTCCAGGTCGAGCGCAATGTGATGTTTCTGATCCTGACGCTGATTGTCCTCGTCGCGGCGCTGAATATCGTTTCGGGACTGATCATGCTGGTCAAGGACAAGGGCAGCGATATCGCCATCCTGCGCACCATGGGCGCGTCGCAGGGATCGATCATGCGTATCTTCCTGATTACCGGCGCGGCGATCGGTGTCGTCGGCACGCTCACCGGCTTTGTCGTGGGGCTGGTGATCTGTCTCAACATCGAGTCGATCCGGGAGTTCCTGTCGTGGCTCACCAGCACCGAACTGTTCTCGCCGGAGCTTTACTTCCTGTCCAAACTGCCGGCTGAGATCGATGTTCGGGAGACCGGCGCCGTTGTGATCATGGCGCTGACGCTGTCGTTTCTCGCGACTCTTTATCCATCGTGGCGTGCCGCGCGCCTCGATCCCGTCGACGCCCTGCGGTACGAGTGA
- a CDS encoding DUF3551 domain-containing protein yields the protein MRAALLIASAIICSCATAHAQAWDSRYPICMVIYGPIAYNDCRYMTLQQCRPLASGRSAQCLENPFFGDPQDGPTRRLRRRHHH from the coding sequence ATGCGTGCAGCACTCTTGATCGCTTCGGCCATCATCTGCTCGTGTGCGACCGCTCACGCCCAGGCCTGGGACAGTCGTTATCCGATCTGCATGGTGATTTACGGGCCGATCGCGTACAACGACTGCCGATATATGACCCTCCAGCAATGCAGGCCGCTGGCGTCGGGACGTTCCGCTCAATGCTTGGAGAATCCGTTTTTCGGCGACCCGCAGGACGGCCCGACTCGACGGCTGCGCCGACGGCACCACCATTGA